The following proteins are encoded in a genomic region of Arachis ipaensis cultivar K30076 chromosome B02, Araip1.1, whole genome shotgun sequence:
- the LOC107627938 gene encoding uncharacterized protein K02A2.6-like, whose translation MADRSLGTWGIDLVGPFSHRSRKTPINHRRHQLLPQVDRSRTLSFHYGNPMPKVLMETRGNPVRYPKVVISDNGTQFMDKRFREFLEGLHISHNFSLVEHPQTSGQVESANKIIVKGLKKRLDEAKGLWADELGSVLWSYRTTPQTSTGETPFWLTYGLEAIIPVEVGDFSPRRTVGSNDEDAERDFMDEVRSITHLRELALKQRIGLRYNRSVIRREFGPDDLILG comes from the coding sequence ATGGCAGACCGATCCCTTGGGACATGGGGCATCGACCTCGTCGGCCCTTTTTCCCATCGCTCCCGGAAAACTCCGATAAATCATCGTCGCCATCAACTACTACCCCAAGTGGATAGAAGCCGAACCCTTAGCTTCCATTACGGCAACCCAATGCCGAAAGTTCTTATGGAAACACGTGGTAACCCGGTTCGGTATCCCAAGGTCGTAATCTCAGATAACGGAACACAATTCATGGACAAGCGATTCCGAGAATTTCTAGAAGGACTTCACATATCTCACAACTTCAGCTTAGTAGAGCACCCACAAACAAGCGGGCAAGTGGAATCGGCCAACAAGATAATAGTAAAAGGCCTCAAAAAACGGCTCGACGAGGCCAAAGGACTCTGGGCTGACGAGCTGGGATCTGTCCTCTGGTCATACCGAACCACCCCCCAGACCTCTACGGGAGAAACCCCATTCTGGCTAACCTACGGCTTGGAAGCCATCATTCCTGTAGAGGTCGGGGACTTCAGTCCAAGAAGAACTGTTGGCAGCAACGATGAGGACGCAGAACGAGACTTTATGGACGAGGTCCGGAGCATAACCCACCTACGAGAGCTAGCGCTAAAACAAAGGATCGGCCTAAGGTACAACCGCAGCGTAATCCGACGAGAATTCGGCCCCGATGACCTTATCTTAGGATGA